From the genome of Malus domestica chromosome 04, GDT2T_hap1, one region includes:
- the LOC103400623 gene encoding uncharacterized protein has protein sequence MGDVVSKAANVVGDLLEKAFLAPFKTMFNTSCEDVCSGPWDLICFIEHLCVSNLLRLLMISILCYITLLFFYLLFKLGIFQCVGKSLCKLCWAACETYWFALEDITCFLWYKLRNTRRIDRHRHRHRRRYQFRDIEQGFSSSEENNLWDNYHNLNVSRKRKSVSRRRKDRLQNSIYPSSRHGTRSHRHVRLKSRGRSIRVVGRSQRVRSSRRLQLSKVRNVRRQARTSKRRRIK, from the exons ATGGGGGATGTCGTTAGTAAAGCTGCAAATGTGGTCGGCGATCTACTTGAGAAAGCATTTTTGGCTCCATTTAAGACTATGTTCAATACCTCGTGCGA GGATGTTTGTTCAGGACCTTGGGATTTGATTTGTTTCATTGAGCACCTTTGTGTCTCCAATCTGTTGAGACTGTTAATGATATCGATCCTCTGCTACATAA cTTTGTTGTTCTTTTATCTATTATTCAAGCTGGGAATCTTCCAATGCGTTGGAAAAAGTCTATGTAAATTGTGTTGGGCTGCATGTGAGACGTATTGGTTTGCATTGGAAGATATTACTTGTTTCTTGTGGTACAAGCTAAGGAACACTAGGAGGATAGACCGACATCGCCACCGCCATCGCCGCCGCTACCAATTTCGAGACATAGAACAAGGCTTCAGTTCGAGTGAAGAAAATAACTTGTGGGATAACTATCATAACTTAAACGTCAGTAGAAAGCGGAAGTCAGTCAGCAGGAGAAGAAAGGACAGGCTGCAGAACTCGATTTACCCTTCAAGTAGGCATGGTACTCGCAGCCATCGCCATGTAAGGTTAAAGTCTAGGGGAAGGTCTATTCGTGTTGTGGGCAGGTCTCAAAGGGTGAGAAGTTCTAGACGTCTTCAATTAAGCAAGGTGAGAAATGTTAGAAGGCAAGCCAGAACTTCGAAGAGGAGGAGAATTAAATGA
- the LOC103433678 gene encoding vacuolar-processing enzyme-like: protein MANQVYCVVLLSLTLLSLAIHGSLCFPEINEDNNGSPSTTAGKGKRWAVLVAGSNGYYNYRHQADICHAYQILKKGGLKDENIIVFMYDDIAYNSENPRKGVIINKPNGPDVYKGVPKDYTGTHVNARNLYAVILGDKSSLTGGSGKVLSSGPNDHVFIYYADHGSVGLLGMPSDRVYAKDLISVLQKKNASKGYKSMVFYIEACEAGSMFEGLLSSNLNIYATTASNAEESSYGTYCPGDLSVPAEFDTCLGDLYSISWMEDCDLSDLHKETLENQYQRVRRRTTNSHVMQYGDMSHKQELLFAYMGADLSIRSLTSTSDISSPSISRAVNQRDTKLLYLQQKLQRAPTGSQEKQDAQKQLLLEIAHRKNVDYSITKLGEVLFGHEKSSNVLMNVRLQGQPVVDNWDCFKNFLNIYEKYCGHLSVYGMKYTRAIANICNAGITTEKMVAASDQTCANKPNV from the exons ATGGCTAATCAAGTTTATTGTGTGGTTTTACTATCTCTTACTTTGTTAAGTTTGGCTATTCATGGAAGCTTGTGCTTCCCTGAAATTAATGAAGATAACAATGGCTCTCCAAGTACCACTGCTGGTAAGGGAAAAAGATGGGCAGTTCTTGTTGCAGGATCAAATGGTTACTACAACTATAGGCACCAG GCTGACATATGCCATGCGTACCAGATACTTAAAAAAGGAGGACTGAAAGACGAGAACATCATCGTTTTCATGTACGATGATATCGCGTACAACTCGGAAAATCCTCGAAAAGGTGTCATCATCAACAAGCCAAACGGACCTGACGTTTATAAAGGAGTTCCCAAG GATTATACAGGAACTCATGTTAACGCACGCAATCTCTATGCTGTAATTCTTGGAGACAAAAGTTCTCTTACCGGAGGAAGTGGCAAGGTTCTAAGTAGCGGTCCGAATGACCATGTTTTCATATATTATGCAGACCATGGTTCTGTAGGATTACTTG GGATGCCTAGTGATCGTGTTTATGCGAAAGATCTCATAAGTGTACTGCAGAAGAAGAATGCTTCTAAAGGTTACAAAAGCATG gtatTTTACATTGAAGCTTGCGAGGCAGGGAGCATGTTTGAGGGCCTCCTTTCAAGTAATCTGAATATTTATGCTACCACCGCATCGAATGCAGAAGAGAGTAGTTATGGAACATATTGTCCCGGTGACCTATCAGTTCCTGCCGAGTTTGATACTTGTTTGGGAGACTTGTATAGCATTTCCTGGATGGAGGATTG TGACTTAAGTGATTTGCATAAAGAAACTTTGGAGAATCAATATCAAAGG GTTCGGAGAAGAACAACTAATTCGCATGTTATGCAGTACGGAGATATGAGTCATAAACAGGAGCTCCTCTTTGCTTACATGGGTGCAGATCTTTCTATTCGTAGCCTTACTTCCACCAGCGATATCTCTTCACCCTCAATCTCAAGGGCTGTTAACCAACGTGACACGAAGCTCCTCTACCTTCAGCAAAAG CTGCAAAGAGCTCCTACTGGATCTCAAGAGAAACAGGATGCTCAGAAGCAGCTGCTGCTTGAAATTGCTCATAGGAAAAACGTGGACTATAGCATAACGAAACTGGGGGAGGTTTTGTTCGGACACGAGAAGAGCTCAAACGTTTTAATGAATGTTAGGCTACAGGGGCAACCTGTGGTAGATAATTGGGACTGCTTCAAGAACTTT TTGAATATTTATGAGAAGTACTGTGGACATTTATCTGTATACGGAATGAAGTACACGCGAGCTATAGCCAACATATGCAATGCTGGGATTACCACAGAGAAAATGGTTGCAGCATCTGATCAAACTTGTGCCAACAAACCCAATGTCTAG